From the genome of Desulfolucanica intricata, one region includes:
- a CDS encoding aspartate kinase yields the protein MLIVQKYGGSSVADPECIKRVARRVVDLKKQGHDMVVVVSAMGDTTDELIDLVKEITDDPPEREMDMLLSTGEQVSIALLAMAIKALGEKVISLNGAQVGIVTDNIHTKAKIIDIHTERLKAELNAGNIVVVAGFQGITMKSDITTLGRGGSDTSAVALAAALRADTCEIYTDVDGVYTADPRIVPNARKLDVISFDEMLELAHLGAAVLHPRSVELAKLYKVPLHVRSSFNHNLGTVLKEVEDMENLQVVTGVAHDLNVAKIGLFDVPDEPGVAMNIFKALAEANINVDVIVQSAMRNNVNDIAFTIAHNELKKTLAVVEGIQDSVGFKGYTYDENVSKVSIVGAGMASNYGVAADMFEALAEENINIEMITTSDIKISCIIKASDTEKAVNALHKKFSLDDKNVDCLVSA from the coding sequence ATGCTGATTGTGCAAAAGTATGGTGGCAGTTCTGTAGCTGACCCGGAGTGTATTAAAAGGGTTGCCCGGCGAGTTGTTGATTTAAAAAAACAAGGTCATGATATGGTTGTTGTAGTGTCCGCAATGGGTGATACCACAGATGAATTAATTGACTTGGTTAAGGAGATTACCGATGACCCGCCGGAGCGGGAAATGGATATGCTTCTTTCGACCGGTGAACAAGTTTCAATTGCATTGTTAGCAATGGCTATAAAAGCCCTGGGGGAAAAAGTTATTTCCTTAAACGGGGCCCAAGTTGGCATTGTTACTGATAATATTCATACTAAGGCTAAAATTATTGATATTCATACCGAGCGGCTGAAAGCTGAATTAAATGCAGGAAACATTGTCGTTGTGGCAGGTTTTCAAGGAATAACTATGAAAAGTGATATTACTACCCTGGGCCGTGGGGGTTCGGATACTTCGGCAGTTGCCTTAGCTGCTGCTTTACGGGCCGACACCTGTGAGATATATACCGACGTTGATGGTGTATATACTGCAGATCCAAGGATAGTTCCTAATGCCAGGAAATTAGATGTTATTTCCTTTGATGAAATGTTAGAACTGGCTCACCTTGGGGCAGCAGTTTTGCATCCCCGGTCAGTGGAATTAGCCAAACTTTACAAAGTACCGCTGCATGTACGTTCAAGTTTTAACCATAACCTTGGTACTGTGCTCAAGGAGGTAGAAGATATGGAAAATCTGCAAGTAGTGACCGGGGTGGCCCATGATTTAAACGTAGCTAAAATTGGTCTTTTTGACGTTCCCGATGAACCCGGTGTAGCAATGAATATTTTTAAAGCCTTAGCAGAGGCGAACATAAATGTAGATGTTATTGTGCAGAGTGCTATGCGAAATAATGTAAACGACATTGCTTTTACTATAGCTCATAACGAACTTAAGAAAACTCTCGCTGTAGTAGAGGGTATTCAAGATTCAGTAGGATTTAAAGGATATACTTATGATGAGAATGTATCCAAGGTATCGATAGTCGGTGCCGGAATGGCCAGTAATTATGGTGTTGCTGCAGATATGTTTGAAGCATTGGCTGAAGAAAACATTAATATAGAAATGATTACTACGTCTGATATTAAAATTTCCTGTATTATTAAGGCAAGTGACACTGAAAAAGCAGTTAATGCATTGCATAAAAAGTTTTCTTTAGATGATAAAAATGTAGATTGTTTAGTAAGTGCTTAA
- the rlmD gene encoding 23S rRNA (uracil(1939)-C(5))-methyltransferase RlmD, with protein sequence MSGRLAPVKVNDIIAIEINDINHQGEGVGRYHDFAVFVPSTSPGEKISARITEVKKSFARGRLVEILDKSVDRCEPNCQEHIQCGGCHLQHINYSLQLELKRKLVQDNIKRIGGLKDVPVLPTIGMDIPWHYRNKVQLQVGSRDKKIILGFYAVGSHELVKDSGQCGIVNERLNEIILILEELLKKYHVRPFNWENKTGLLRHVILRIAIKSGQVMLILVTVSKEWPEQKIFCNELRHRCPDIVSIIRIINKGNNRLATGQKTILLSGKETITDYIDGLAFDISALSFYQINPIQTLKLYDKAREYARLSGSETVIDAYCGIGTVALYLSRYAARVIGLEQVSGAVKDAKNNAATNNINNTEFQCGTVEKLLPAMAKEQLFPEVIILDPPRQGCKPSVLDAIAKMKVSRVVYISCNPSTLARDMRILSDHGYNVIEVQPVDMFPQTAHVECVTLMSKVEK encoded by the coding sequence ATGTCCGGTAGGTTAGCCCCTGTAAAAGTCAATGATATAATTGCTATTGAAATTAATGATATTAATCACCAAGGGGAAGGAGTCGGCCGCTATCACGATTTTGCTGTGTTTGTTCCTTCTACTTCACCGGGAGAGAAAATATCAGCGAGGATTACTGAAGTGAAAAAAAGTTTTGCCAGGGGGAGATTAGTTGAAATATTAGATAAGTCTGTTGACAGATGTGAACCAAATTGTCAAGAGCATATACAATGTGGTGGATGCCATCTGCAGCATATAAATTACTCACTGCAATTGGAGTTGAAAAGAAAGTTGGTGCAAGATAACATAAAACGTATCGGTGGTTTAAAAGATGTTCCCGTGTTGCCGACAATCGGTATGGATATTCCCTGGCATTATCGAAATAAAGTGCAGCTGCAGGTAGGATCAAGAGATAAAAAAATTATACTGGGCTTTTATGCAGTAGGTTCACACGAATTGGTCAAAGATTCCGGACAGTGCGGAATTGTTAATGAAAGATTAAATGAAATAATTTTAATACTTGAAGAGCTTTTAAAAAAATACCATGTAAGACCATTTAATTGGGAAAATAAGACCGGCCTGCTGCGTCATGTTATATTACGTATTGCTATTAAATCCGGTCAGGTAATGTTGATTTTAGTAACGGTCTCAAAAGAATGGCCTGAACAGAAAATTTTTTGTAATGAATTAAGGCATAGGTGTCCGGATATTGTATCAATTATAAGAATTATTAATAAAGGTAACAATCGCCTGGCAACCGGTCAGAAAACTATATTACTGTCAGGTAAAGAAACGATTACTGACTATATTGACGGGCTGGCCTTTGATATTTCTGCCCTTTCATTTTATCAAATTAACCCGATACAAACATTAAAACTATATGATAAAGCCCGGGAGTATGCACGACTGTCCGGAAGTGAAACAGTAATTGACGCTTATTGCGGTATAGGAACGGTAGCCTTATATTTGTCCCGGTATGCAGCAAGGGTCATTGGCTTAGAACAAGTATCCGGGGCAGTAAAAGATGCAAAAAATAATGCCGCCACAAATAATATTAATAATACAGAATTTCAATGTGGTACTGTAGAAAAGTTATTACCTGCTATGGCAAAAGAACAATTATTTCCTGAGGTAATTATATTAGATCCACCACGGCAGGGCTGTAAACCCAGTGTTCTTGACGCTATTGCCAAAATGAAAGTTTCCAGAGTAGTTTACATTTCCTGTAATCCTTCTACTCTGGCCAGAGATATGAGAATACTGTCAGATCACGGTTATAATGTGATAGAAGTACAGCCGGTAGATATGTTTCCTCAGACTGCACACGTGGAGTGCGTCACATTGATGTCAAAGGTTGAGAAATAA
- the tnpC gene encoding IS66 family transposase, protein MLRNQVQELNEKMNWMMEQIRLGKQKQFGSSSEKTNYGQMSLCFSEAENIAGLKTEEPEFEEVTYKRRKRKGKRDEDLAGLPVETIEYKLPEEKQICPKCSEPLHVMSKEIRRELVVIPAQLKVVEHVAYIYACRNCEKTDISVPIKAQAPEPVIKGSVASASLVAMIMNNKYVNALPLYRQEKEFDRYGISISRQNMANWMIHCSQNWLEPIYDALRQTLLEQEVLHADETTLQVLKEPGRKANTNSYMWLYRTGKYAPPVILYEYQQTRSSSHPKRFLSGFKGFLNTDGYSGYHNLPEDITVVGCLAHARRKFDESLKSLSKQEQAGSKALEGLEFCNLLFEVERKLSDCTIEERYNKRLELSKPILDAFLAWLQKTKDIVLPKSALGKAIHYTLEQWKYLENYLLDGRLEISNNRAERSIRPFVIGRGNCLFSNTLKGAKASAVIYSIIETAKENNLKPVNYLTYLFEKLPNIDFKNKPEILNDFMPWSDKLPEDCKQQNKKSQGSAL, encoded by the coding sequence ATGCTCCGCAACCAAGTCCAGGAATTAAATGAAAAAATGAACTGGATGATGGAGCAAATCCGTCTTGGCAAACAAAAGCAATTCGGTTCTTCCAGTGAGAAAACCAACTATGGGCAAATGTCTCTCTGCTTTAGTGAGGCAGAAAATATAGCCGGCTTAAAAACTGAAGAGCCGGAGTTTGAAGAGGTTACATATAAGCGCAGAAAGCGTAAGGGTAAACGAGATGAGGACTTAGCCGGTCTTCCTGTTGAAACCATTGAGTATAAGCTGCCGGAAGAGAAACAGATTTGCCCGAAGTGCAGTGAGCCACTCCACGTCATGAGCAAAGAAATCCGCAGGGAACTTGTCGTTATCCCAGCTCAGCTCAAGGTAGTGGAACATGTAGCGTATATTTATGCCTGCCGCAACTGTGAAAAAACTGATATATCCGTACCAATCAAGGCACAGGCACCGGAACCGGTTATCAAGGGGAGTGTTGCTTCAGCTTCCCTGGTTGCAATGATTATGAATAATAAATATGTTAATGCGTTGCCTTTATACCGCCAGGAAAAGGAGTTTGACCGGTATGGAATTAGTATTTCCAGACAGAACATGGCAAACTGGATGATCCACTGTTCACAGAATTGGCTGGAACCTATATACGATGCCCTGAGGCAAACATTATTGGAGCAGGAAGTTCTTCATGCTGATGAGACCACTTTACAAGTATTGAAGGAACCAGGGCGGAAAGCAAACACAAACAGTTATATGTGGTTATACCGCACTGGCAAGTATGCTCCACCGGTTATCCTGTATGAATACCAGCAAACCCGCTCCAGTTCACACCCTAAGCGGTTCCTATCAGGGTTTAAAGGCTTTCTAAATACTGATGGCTACAGTGGATACCACAATCTGCCCGAAGATATCACTGTAGTTGGTTGCCTCGCTCACGCACGAAGGAAATTTGACGAAAGTCTAAAATCCCTTAGTAAGCAGGAACAGGCTGGGTCAAAGGCACTGGAGGGACTGGAATTTTGCAACTTGCTTTTTGAAGTGGAAAGGAAACTTTCCGATTGTACAATAGAAGAACGTTATAATAAGCGTCTTGAACTAAGTAAGCCTATTCTTGATGCTTTTTTGGCATGGCTTCAAAAAACTAAAGACATAGTCTTACCAAAATCAGCATTAGGTAAAGCAATTCACTATACACTGGAACAATGGAAATACCTCGAAAACTATTTATTAGACGGCAGACTGGAAATCAGTAATAACCGCGCCGAACGCAGCATACGACCTTTTGTGATCGGTCGAGGTAATTGTTTATTTAGCAACACTCTAAAAGGTGCCAAGGCCAGTGCAGTTATTTACAGCATTATTGAAACTGCAAAGGAAAATAACTTAAAACCAGTTAATTATCTGACTTATTTATTTGAAAAGCTTCCAAACATAGATTTTAAAAATAAGCCAGAAATACTGAATGACTTCATGCCGTGGTCGGATAAACTTCCGGAAGATTGCAAACAGCAGAATAAAAAATCACAAGGCTCGGCTCTATAA
- the tnpB gene encoding IS66 family insertion sequence element accessory protein TnpB (TnpB, as the term is used for proteins encoded by IS66 family insertion elements, is considered an accessory protein, since TnpC, encoded by a neighboring gene, is a DDE family transposase.) — protein sequence MLTDTGVERVYLACGSTDLRKSIDGLAAIVQQRFRLDPFSNCLFVFCNRNKDKIKILKWEYHGFWLFYKRLEQGKFKWPNDKTEVKKVTTREFRWLLDGLSIDQPKALKEVAVKRSI from the coding sequence ATGCTGACCGACACCGGTGTAGAAAGGGTTTACTTGGCTTGTGGCAGTACGGATTTGAGGAAATCCATTGATGGCCTGGCGGCTATCGTGCAGCAACGTTTTCGTTTAGATCCCTTCTCGAACTGTCTTTTTGTCTTCTGTAATCGAAACAAAGATAAAATTAAAATTTTGAAATGGGAATACCACGGCTTCTGGCTGTTTTATAAAAGGCTGGAGCAAGGCAAGTTTAAGTGGCCAAACGATAAGACTGAGGTCAAAAAAGTCACTACCAGAGAATTTCGCTGGTTATTGGATGGCCTGTCAATAGATCAGCCAAAAGCATTAAAAGAGGTTGCTGTAAAAAGATCTATATAG
- the tnpA gene encoding IS66 family insertion sequence element accessory protein TnpA — MTKAEKAELRKEWEERVAAFKASGQSTTAWCAAHDLKPQQLRYWLRKLNPVDIPTVITPQWLSVEIGNSVPSGQANGLCIRIGHAVVEVQPGFDPALLKDVVRTLVALC, encoded by the coding sequence ATGACCAAAGCAGAGAAGGCAGAGCTCCGAAAAGAATGGGAAGAACGTGTAGCCGCTTTTAAGGCTAGCGGACAGAGCACGACGGCATGGTGTGCAGCCCATGATTTGAAACCCCAGCAGTTACGGTATTGGCTCAGAAAGCTTAATCCTGTAGATATTCCTACCGTAATAACGCCCCAGTGGTTGTCGGTGGAAATAGGTAATTCAGTACCCAGTGGTCAGGCAAATGGTCTATGTATAAGAATTGGACATGCGGTTGTAGAGGTACAGCCCGGCTTTGATCCGGCATTACTCAAAGACGTAGTGCGAACACTGGTGGCACTATGCTGA
- the larB gene encoding nickel pincer cofactor biosynthesis protein LarB, with protein MDTYGLKEFLTNVKSGLISIEEAAEKIKHLAYQDLGFAKVDLHRNIRKGFPEVVYCAGKTVEQVVAILKVLTSKYKNILATRAVKETFLEVKKEIPIAQYHEVPKLITIQQEKQQLTGCILVVCAGTSDLPVAEEAAITAEMMGNRVERLYDVGVAGIHRLLLNEEKLYAARVIIVVAGMEGALASVVGGLVDKPVIAVPTSVGYGASFNGLAALLCMLNSCASGVTVVNIDNGFGAGYAAALINKLEEK; from the coding sequence ATGGATACATATGGTTTAAAGGAATTCTTAACAAACGTAAAAAGCGGACTCATAAGTATTGAAGAAGCCGCCGAAAAAATTAAGCATTTAGCTTACCAGGATTTGGGCTTTGCAAAGGTAGACTTACACCGGAATATACGCAAAGGATTCCCGGAAGTTGTTTATTGTGCCGGTAAGACGGTGGAACAAGTTGTTGCTATCCTTAAGGTCTTGACAAGCAAATACAAAAACATTCTTGCTACCAGGGCAGTTAAAGAAACGTTTTTGGAAGTGAAAAAGGAAATACCAATAGCTCAGTATCACGAAGTTCCCAAACTTATTACTATTCAACAAGAAAAGCAGCAGTTAACAGGCTGTATTTTAGTAGTTTGTGCCGGTACTTCCGACCTGCCGGTAGCAGAGGAAGCTGCCATTACTGCGGAAATGATGGGTAACCGTGTAGAGCGTCTTTATGACGTGGGTGTTGCCGGAATTCACCGATTATTATTAAATGAAGAAAAACTCTATGCTGCCCGGGTAATTATCGTTGTAGCCGGAATGGAAGGTGCATTAGCCAGCGTAGTTGGGGGATTAGTAGACAAACCTGTTATTGCGGTGCCAACCAGTGTAGGCTACGGAGCAAGTTTTAACGGGCTGGCGGCATTATTATGTATGTTAAACAGCTGTGCTTCCGGAGTAACTGTAGTTAATATTGATAACGGCTTTGGTGCCGGTTATGCAGCAGCTTTAATAAATAAGCTTGAAGAAAAATAA